The Pungitius pungitius chromosome 4, fPunPun2.1, whole genome shotgun sequence nucleotide sequence gaacatgacaatgagttcgctgtactcaaatggcctccacaatcaccagatctcaatccaatagagcatctttggaatgtggtggaacgggagatttgcatcatgcatgtgcagccgacaaatctgcggcaactgtgtgatgccatcatgtcaatatggaccaaactccctgaggaatgcttccagcaccttgttgaatctatgccacgaagaattgaggcagttctgaaggcaaaagggggtccaacccgttactagcatggggtacctaataaagtggccggtgagtgtatgtatattATCATATTATTGTAAATCTCTCCAAAGAGGGCTTCTTGATTTTTGATGTTGTATATCTTGAGGGACCTTGATAGCTACAGTAtctaacttaaaaaaaaaaaaaaaaagacatacttCACACATCTGTACGCATCTAGAAACTGTGACATAACCTGACAAGTTTAATGATTCCAAATACTTTTTAGAGACAGGGGCCGATAAAAGGACAActtccctgacatgacaaagacACAACATTTGTGGGATAATGGGATAATGGGCACAGCATGTGCAACacggtgtgttttttcccccataATTTACCTCCCGTTATGGAtttgaaattaaaacaaaacatttgagttTGGAAGCCCATTATTATCTGAATAATCCCTGTAAAACATGGCCTCAGTGTATCTTTCAATGCAACAGTAAAGCACGAGGCAGGAGTGTCACACATGACCCTTAACAGCATTCTTTGCATTCAATTGCATCTACATGCAAGAATAACAAAAGTCCAGAGAGAGAAAACCTCTCAGAAAGAAATCTGTGAAAGGAATTCCACAGTCGTGGTTCACACGCGATCCATCCCGAGCAAATTTGTAATGTAAGAAACTACAAAAAGCTGATGTTTTCAGGAAGAAGCAACAGCTGGATGGCCTCCGAGGTCCTCGTGATGTATTGATTCAGGCCAGGAGCTTCAGATGCAGACAGATTATTCTGCAGCTAATGGTTGCCTTAAGCCACAGATTAACAATGGGTTATCATTCCTCCTGTGTCAGTATACAGATGTGAACAGGGACTTATACTAATGCACAGAGTGTGGGCCAGCTGGGGGCGTGGCAGGGGATTTGGAGGCCgcaaagaagaggaggggggtggaagGCACAATCGTGAGTAAGAAAAGTTGGGAAAGACGTAGATGGTTTACGATCATCCTTCTAAAATCATGGTCTGAATGCATGGTGTGATTAGTTTAGAGTGTTTGACACGTTCACTCTTTAATACCCCACCATGACCCACATAGCTTTGGATGATCCTCATGGGTCGCTGATGTTCTCGGAGGGCGCTCTGCGTCTGTTGGACTCCCAGGTGAGCAGGATTCTCTTATGGGGCTTCATCCATCTGTCCACGTGAGAACAAAAATCCTCACGATACTTCTGAAAAGGCTCCATTTTTACCAGTGACAAACTACTTGCCCCGGTCATAAAATCCATTTCATGAGGAGGTGAAAAATGCTGATGTACATATAAGTCCTTTGTGTTTCACAACAAACGTACTTAATACAAAAGACCGGAAATGAGTACTCTCTAATCCAGGGTGCTGTGTCATGATGCCGTCATTGGTCCGCTGCGTTCGAGCTCTCTGTGGCTCTCGCATCGGGCCCCTCCCTGGTGCACATGCATGCACTCACAGCATCCTCTCGCTCTCTGCAATGCAACAGCCCCTCTCACAGTTAATCCAGTCGGGTTGTGTCCTTGTGCAATGGTGTGTTTTGCAATCTGATGAATTCCCAACGGACGGCAGAACACGTCACATTTTAAGGCAGCAAGTTTGGACTCTCTTTGGATTTACTGTCAGTGGGAGCATCACATCAGAGCCTTTGGTTCAGAGGTGGGACTCGACGCCACGGGACTCGTGGAACCAGAAATGAAGTCCCAACCAGGCGCGGTGACCATGCTGCTGCCCATCTCTCTCGGCCTCAGTAAGGACGTTTCTTTAGTTGTTGTCTCCGTGTTTGGTCATTTAAGTATTCTGGAAACATTTGTAAGTGCTAAGTTTTCTCCTGCCTGTCCTTTGTAGAACACAGTTTCCTCAATGTGTCTTTTGAAACGCAAAATGAATTTCGGCAGGTTGTTCAGAAAAACCCCAAAGAAGTTTTAATTGACTCACGAGCAATATTCTGTTGAGCTTGTTGAGCTGAAACTGAGGAGAGACAGGTTTTACAAATGCACTTACCTTGATGAAATGTCATGGGTCGCCTCATGTTCTGAGTCTCCCGCTCCTGcctcttgttgtgtgtgtgtgtgtgtttaagtgtgcaTTTAAGGTACATCTATTAAGTTGAGAATGTGTTTTAGggtgtttcttattttttcccAATTCCTTTCTTTCAAGTAAAATTACTAAATGTTATGCTATCAAAATCATGAAGGCTCTTTTGGGATGAACAGTAATTAACAATAATTAACAATTTTAACAATGTGTATTCTTTGGTCATCAGGACAACAAAAGTTGAATCATATCTGAACTTTGGCATAGACAGGAGAAAGTTGGAGAAACCCCCCCTTTAAAGCTTGAGATAGCTacacaataaatgaataaattaacttAAATCCACTCATATATGTAGTAGGGTTATATGTAGATTGACTTGCATTTATTTGCTACTAACAAAAGTTGGCTGGCCTTATCTAAATGATGTGGCTAAAAGTATGTGGACACCAACACAGCCTCATATTAACGGAGCTGGCTAATGTAAAAATGTCCTCTATTCCCAATCAATGTCTGAATATTCAGTCAAACCTTGATTAACACCTTTTCAGGAACATTTCAGGAAGTCAACTCAAACCAGCCTCAGATGACGTATGAGCTGATCAATGCACTCACGCAGGGTTTTGCAGTCCTGCACTGAATTTGGCTTTGAGGCTGTATAATCCGTCCAGATAAATGAATAGTACATACTATACCCATattctgtatttgtttgatCCATCTAAGCAGCAGATGGGTCATGTCTCTATGAACGCAATGTGCTTCAGTCCACAAGATGAATCTTTTGATGATGAATCTTTTTCCCTAACTCATTCCCATTTTCACATATTGATACCCCTTTCTTTCTCAAGTTCAAAAtacacttttctcttttctcttccgCTCATACAGGCTTGATCACTGTGTGTTTAGGAGCAGCAATTCCCAATTCATGTGGTTCCATCTACAAGAGTTTTGCCCAGTGTTTGCTCACACTTGGAGACAGTTTGGTGGATACACAAAAAGACCAGAGCACACAGGACATTGATTCAATCTGCAGGTGAGTGTCTCCCCTTCGCTGTGGTTACCAAGCAGTTAACGCCTTGTCGGTCTTGATACAATCTGTCTCAAAGTTTACAAGTTATAATCCTGAAATCTGATGTAATAATGAATTGCATTGGACCTGCCAGGGGGGTGGTGGAGGCATGTTAGTGAAAGTAATTCCATCTATTTGGTCAACAACTGTTGCATGGATGACTTGCCCCAATTATTTTTAGTCATCCTCTGAATTTTCCTTACGGGTtgacatttggggatttttgtGAAATGTCTACATGCCGAATGAAAAGTCTTAGCTGTACTTTCTCTCTCGTGAaagcaaatgttagcatgctaaactAAGATTAGATGTGAACTCGGTAAGCATAATCCTTGCTTTTGTCGTATTAGTATGCTGATGTATGAACTGCGCTCTAAGCACAGCCTTACAGATTTTCCATGAATGCGAACTCTTGTTATCTTCACACTGGATGTAACATGTGCTCTTAGTGAAGAACACCAGGATAACCATCACCCAATTATGCTGCATAGAAGGTTACACAGTCTTAACTGCTTTTAAGACTGTGTAACTGCTTTGGGTTAAGGCCtataattgtattgtttagATTCAGACTCCTGCATAATTTCTTTAACCGTCTCTGATAAAAACCGATTCTCTTCTGGTGGTTTTTCCCGACCGAGTAGCTGCAGCATGCCTGAATGGTCCTCCCAGTGGCTACTCGGGGCCCTGTATTGTACTGCATTGTTGTATTCTACCTGATACCTCCTCATGTCTTGGTTCCATGAAGGTCCTGGAATTCGTTCCATGTTTGTGCCAACTCTGCTCTGGCCGGCTGTCCCGGCGAAGCAGCAGCCGTTTGGGAGTCTCTGAGGCAAGAGTCCAGGAAGACGCAGTTCTCAGGAAACCTCTACGACATGTGTGCCCGCCACACCACCCTCCCCGCCAGCACTGTGCCTGCACCCCAGAGGCCCCCCGCCTCCGACCAGACCAACCAGGATAAACTGAAGGGTCAAACGAACAAGCACAGCCCCACCTTCAGCACACTGTTGATCCCTGTGTGCACCACCTTACTGCTTATGCTCCGGAGCGTATGAACCCATTCAGTCTTTCACTGAGACAGATGTCAGCGTTCTAGCTCCCCCTTACTATCCAAACACACAATGGTAATCACCCTTTCCAAATAAAACTCATCATGATTGCATATCAATCCCAGTACAAAGAGTACAATAGCTGGAATATAAAAAGGTGGAATAGATAAAGTATATAGGCAGTTAATAGCAATGGGGAAATTACCACGTCTGGTTTCCAGAAAGAAGTTGCTTTATTGTTCAACTGTGTCACTTGAAATGAATGGATGGTTgtgatcaaataacattgcttttaGTATTAATTGGTCACATGATGTTGGCAGGAGTGATGAACAGTTAATGAAGATGAAGGCCCTCCGAGTCACTTACTCGAAAGACGAATCTCAAAGttgaaattaaaaagataatatttcttgtaaacattttatttttgtcactaCTGCAGTACATCAGGAATACTGCCTCGTCTTTTTTTTAGGACAAAAGAGATTTTAGGGGACGCCAGGTGTTCATATAAATGCTTGTGATCCAATCATGTGGCGACTGAGTAGAGTATTACCACAGGCCACCAAACTGTTTTCGTGCAGTTTAATTCATCATCTCGTTTGACGAGTTTAATATCAGAAAAATAGATCTCATGTTGCAGCTTGCTTTGCGGTGTCTGCGACATTTAGCAGAAtgttgaaatgtgtcatttcatGTGACCCCGTTCAGTGGTTTCCATACATTCTTAAAGCCGTTATATGTTTCTTTTATTGGTCTGTTAGTTTTACTTCAATCGATGTTGAAGGCATCCCTCGGGGAGCAATTACTAATAGTTCAAAGCACTCTCAATAAAACAAGACGGTAATCACATTAAATCAATTAAACCCACTACATAGTGATTGCATAGACAATggtggaaggaggaagagggaatTTTCCCAAGTGTTTTCCAACTTTCATCCTTATAGAATTAAAGGTTGGTATGAAGTTATTTAATGTTGTATAATTTTGTATTGTTACTGGGCTGATATACAACACAGACTGCATTTTATCAATTGGTTTTCACAATAGCAACTTGtttactgttttgttttctagGTATTGGTTATTTGTCTCATTCTATTTTTTCACAGCAGTATAGAGTGATATGTGCCACTTTGATTCATTCAGGATTTTAACCcagaaaagaaaattaaaggTGCACTAACCAACATTTTCcttaaattgcactttttttgaAGTGATGGGTTTTTGAGTCAGTTGTACGTGTGtacgttagtgtgtgtgtgtgtgatcttaaTACTCTTAAGCTGTTTCATAACAGCAGAATCATGAGTACATTAATCTCATCTGTCTTCATTCATCAGCAGGGTAGCAGGTTGCACCTTTGAACCCTTGAAGACAGCCTTAGTGCCTTTGGAGAAAGTCAGAAATGTTTGATGATTGGTTGTGTGGGGTGTTGCCATGTCGACGTAGCCATAACTTCAACATGAAGTGACCCGGTATGACATCTAAAGGTCGGAGGTAATAACTTAATTATCGCAACATGCTGAATTTCAGAACTTATTGCAGCCGTCACTATGTGCATAAAATATTCATGTATTAATACATGCCGCCATGCAGCCACTGTAATCCAAGGTTCACAGGTTCAACGCTGATGTAAATGTGTGATTTAAGTGCCGTTGAGCAGATTTCAGTTGATGCGGTTTGCACACAATTTGCATGACGTGCCTAATCACATTTTCCATCTGAAATTAGACTCCGGCATTGTCTACTTTTCGGTGACATTGCAGGTTTAAAAGCCAGATTATAACCCTGATTTGGTCATGAGGACAAATCGTGGCAGGTCACCGGGCAGAGAGGGGATTCAAATCTGCTGCTATCTCACTCAGTTAAAACTTTATCGACCAGGCTGATTTTTACACATGGCATATGAACAAATATCATGGTATGATTGTGATGGTGAGTAGATTGTAGGATTCTAAAGATCATTTATGCCTGTAGAGTTATAAACACAAACGTCTGTATTTTCAGTCAGTTATGTGTGCTACCACGTTTCACAGTaggtgtttttctttatttttcttaggtTAATTCAAGACAACTAACTAATGAAGAGTCATGCATTTCAGTCTATTTTTTCTCTACTTAGTCTGCCAAAATAGGCAAGTTGATGTGAAGCCCCCCTTGTTCATATTGACATACTGACAAATAACTGTACAAATATTGCTCTTGCTTAGGTTTGAGGGAAAACACAATGGTTGGATCCAAAAGAAGTAATAGCTAAACTACTTTCAAGAAAAGCACCTCACAAACGTCACAAACATAACTTCAAAATAACTCAACACTGGTCATGAACACCAGCTTCCTGTGTTTGATTTATTCACCTCTacctccatcctccatcctcaGTGGCTTCTTTCAGTAATTAGACTACGACTTCCCATCTTATGTCCTTTAAATCTTCTTTTTGACAGTCTGTCAATATCCTTGAGTTAGAATATAAAATGTGAATTTTGGGTAacttaaaaaatgtatgtggcgtctaaaaaaagggaaaacctgAGATGTTTCTGAAAACAGCCCAGAGAAAAAACTAGCTAGGTCTAAGTCTCTGAATTGTCCCCAGAGCACATCGGGGGTCCTGCTCATTCAAACCTCTCTTTGTCCTGCATGCCCCAAAAACCCCAAATTAAAGCAAAACTAGATTTTTTCTCAGAAAGATTCCTCCGGATGGCTGAAATCAGGGATATTTTAGAACAGTGTTGAGCGATTTTGACCAATGTTCTCTAACAGATGGTATGTAACATGAAACACTACTGAGATTATGAAGTCCAGATTGTTCCACCCAATCCGCATGCCGGGAACCTCATTTCACACGCACTAATGCTACAACATTCCACGCTGCACCAACTCCACATATATGATtctgtaaatacatttcaaccatGAATAAGATAtatagaagaaagaagaaaaaaaactttacttttgatgtttttctatgtgatatttttatttttgaagaataTCTTTAATGTTTTCAGGTAAACAACTATTGGTCAGTTCTAATATTTACAGCACATGTAAGCTCAGATTGATGCCTTTGTTTGATATATGAGGGTATAAAAGTAAACAGGCAACGTGGACAGAAAGATTGAACATGCAACAGCCAGAAAAAACTCAGGGCGTTTATAACTATTAATTATGTGGTTATTATCTTGGAGTTCCTTGGgctatttcttcattttgagaTCCTAATATAAACTATATGACAGGATGTGTGGTGGGGgacccaaagagagagagagagagagagagaacacaagcaaacatacacactaaaGTGAGAAATTTGTCACCTCGGAGAGAAATGTTTAATATTCAAAATGTCCAATAAGGCCACGTGAGTAGTGTGTGGGTGTAGGCTATATATTTGCATGGTCTCCTCACTCACCAGGGTCACATGTAAAAACACTCAGTAGGATGAACCAAACACCTGGAGAACTTTGGAAGAGCTACTGAAGTTCTTCGGAGAAGAGTGCCACTTAAAGCGTCTCCTCCCGGCAGCGTGCGTCTCTGGGAGCTTCATTCAGGACCATGGAGGAACTGGCCCGCGAGAGCATCAGCCTGATGGCCCGGTCCGCGTCCCACGCTGACCCCCCGCGGCTCGGCTCGTTCGGCGCGGTGTTCATCATG carries:
- the nrn1lb gene encoding neuritin 1-like b, producing MKSQPGAVTMLLPISLGLSLITVCLGAAIPNSCGSIYKSFAQCLLTLGDSLVDTQKDQSTQDIDSICRSWNSFHVCANSALAGCPGEAAAVWESLRQESRKTQFSGNLYDMCARHTTLPASTVPAPQRPPASDQTNQDKLKGQTNKHSPTFSTLLIPVCTTLLLMLRSV